One genomic window of Nocardioides daphniae includes the following:
- a CDS encoding PucR family transcriptional regulator has protein sequence MGVDRLLALDGNAEEVERLIRDWLGDLLSYDRRHGTELVPTLAAYLDHGGKYADTSTTLAIHRNTLRYRISRITEISGHDLNDVEAQLNLHLATRAWRLRQAPVGEPLRNAVR, from the coding sequence TTGGGAGTAGACCGGCTGCTCGCCCTCGACGGCAACGCTGAGGAGGTCGAGCGCCTCATCAGGGACTGGCTCGGCGACCTATTGAGCTACGACCGCCGCCACGGCACCGAGCTCGTCCCCACGCTAGCGGCCTACCTTGACCACGGGGGCAAGTACGCCGACACGTCAACGACGCTCGCCATCCACCGCAACACGCTGCGCTACCGAATCAGCCGCATCACCGAGATCTCGGGCCACGACCTCAACGACGTCGAGGCGCAACTCAACCTCCACCTGGCGACACGCGCGTGGCGACTGCGCCAAGCCCCCGTCGGCGAGCCCCTGCGAAACGCCGTCCGATGA
- a CDS encoding low temperature requirement protein A: MGEEHRMRDDGLGNADEQAAEDTADRSVGTLELFFDLVFVYAMSQVTVLMLADISWAGFGRGILALAAVWWAWACYAWLTNTSDHDGPGPRLLLFLAMAAMLMAAVALPQAFGARALVFALAFLAVRLIHVVLLALDVRGEADVGSAALRLVPTLLAGPAVLVAAAFFDTPERELLWIVAAVMDLSGPVLVGTTGWSVTPAYFVERHGLIIIIALGEAIVGVGAGAEADLPRPSVVTAVLLAVLIAAGLWWSYFGYLRGGAERRLRGTTDRERSRLARDSYSYLHLPLVAGVVFFALGVHEAVAAPGEPLHLLPAVALAGGVAMFYVGDVAYRWRDHHQLATGRLVAAVGAASLIPVAVVAPASAALAGLTLVCLLHTSWELWHHPAIGPVDDS; this comes from the coding sequence GTGGGTGAGGAGCACCGTATGCGTGACGATGGTCTCGGCAATGCGGATGAGCAAGCAGCCGAAGACACAGCAGATCGGTCGGTCGGAACGCTGGAGTTGTTCTTCGACCTGGTCTTCGTCTACGCGATGTCGCAGGTCACTGTCCTGATGCTCGCGGACATCTCCTGGGCGGGGTTCGGCCGCGGGATTCTGGCGCTCGCTGCTGTGTGGTGGGCGTGGGCCTGCTACGCCTGGCTGACGAACACCTCCGACCACGACGGACCCGGGCCTCGCCTGCTGCTCTTTCTCGCGATGGCGGCCATGCTGATGGCCGCGGTCGCGCTGCCGCAGGCGTTCGGCGCGCGGGCGCTGGTCTTTGCGCTTGCATTCCTGGCGGTCCGACTGATCCACGTCGTGCTGCTGGCTCTTGACGTGCGGGGCGAGGCGGACGTGGGTTCGGCCGCGCTGCGACTAGTCCCCACCCTGCTCGCCGGCCCGGCAGTGCTGGTGGCCGCGGCGTTCTTCGACACACCAGAACGAGAGTTGCTGTGGATCGTCGCCGCGGTGATGGATCTGTCGGGGCCGGTCCTGGTCGGGACCACCGGTTGGAGCGTGACACCTGCCTACTTCGTGGAGCGGCACGGGCTGATCATCATCATCGCGCTGGGTGAGGCGATCGTCGGGGTAGGCGCTGGCGCCGAAGCCGATCTTCCGCGCCCGAGTGTGGTGACGGCCGTCCTCCTCGCCGTGCTGATCGCGGCCGGTCTGTGGTGGTCCTACTTCGGTTATCTGCGCGGCGGTGCCGAACGACGGCTGCGCGGCACCACTGATCGGGAGCGGTCAAGGCTTGCGCGCGACTCCTACAGCTACCTTCATCTGCCGCTCGTGGCCGGGGTGGTGTTCTTCGCTCTCGGGGTGCACGAAGCAGTCGCGGCACCGGGGGAACCACTCCACTTGTTGCCGGCCGTCGCCCTGGCCGGTGGCGTCGCGATGTTCTACGTCGGCGACGTCGCCTACCGATGGCGCGACCACCACCAGCTCGCCACCGGTCGCCTGGTGGCCGCAGTGGGGGCTGCTTCGCTGATCCCGGTCGCGGTGGTGGCGCCTGCTTCGGCGGCGCTCGCCGGGCTAACCCTCGTCTGCTTGCTGCACACCAGCTGGGAACTCTGGCACCACCCGGCGATCGGCCCGGTCGACGACTCCTGA
- a CDS encoding ATP-binding cassette domain-containing protein codes for MGFGGRARFAVGVSSTLRGTRYFVVEQTGSDRQGQHVTTDATDGFVRVRGANENNLRNIDVDIPRNVMVAFTGISGSGKSSLAFGTLYAEAQRRYFESVAPYARRLLQQVGAPHVQEITDLPPAVALQQRRGAATSRSSVGTITTLSNLLRILYSRAGDYPAGAQHLAAEAFSPNTVAGACLRCHGLGVVHDVTEELLVPDPSLSIREGAIAAWPGAWQGANLRSIVMGLGIDVDKPWHSLRKRDRDWLLFTDEQPSVLIEPEPGRVDHGYYGKFWSARKHVMHVLADSTSERMRERAGRFVEEAPCPDCQGSGLRPEALAVTFRGCSIAEVNDLPFTALVALLRPVAERPAGADEVAARICTDLVARVEVLLDLGLGYLSLGRNSTTLSPGEAQRLRIATQLRSGLFGVVYVLDEPSAGLHPADAEPLLDVLDRLKASGNTLFVVEHDLDVVRRADWVVDIGPGAGEAGGRVLYSGPVAGLEDVTESATSAYLFGRAERLVHDARPPQGWLRLDGANKNNLRDLSVDIPLCVLTAVTGVSGSGKSTLVTQVLAEDPTALESFDRLVLVDQRPIGRTPRSNLATYTGMFDAVRKLYAATDAARARGYGAGRFSFNVPAGRCETCQGEGFVSVELLFLPGTYAPCPTCHGDRYNSETLEITYRDKNIAEVLALTVDDAATFLADVPAAVRSLRSLREVGLGYLRLGQPATELSGGEAQRIKLATELQRAHRGHTLYLLDEPTSGLHPADTALLLRQLHRLVDAGNTVVLVEHNLDAIATADWVIDLGPGGGDAGGRVVATGTPADIARAEGSATAPYLSRRLERT; via the coding sequence GTGGGCTTCGGAGGGCGGGCCCGTTTCGCCGTGGGAGTCTCAAGCACTCTTCGGGGAACGCGATACTTTGTTGTAGAGCAAACCGGGAGCGACCGACAGGGGCAGCACGTGACCACCGATGCGACCGATGGCTTTGTGCGTGTCCGCGGTGCCAATGAGAACAACCTGCGCAACATTGACGTGGACATTCCTCGCAACGTGATGGTGGCGTTCACCGGGATCTCTGGGTCGGGGAAGTCGTCGCTGGCCTTCGGAACGCTGTACGCCGAGGCGCAGCGCCGCTACTTCGAGTCGGTCGCGCCCTACGCGCGCCGGCTGCTGCAGCAGGTCGGCGCCCCGCACGTCCAGGAGATCACCGACCTGCCGCCTGCGGTCGCGCTTCAGCAGCGCCGGGGCGCGGCCACCTCGCGCTCGTCGGTCGGCACCATCACCACGCTGTCCAACCTGCTGCGGATCCTCTACTCGCGGGCCGGCGACTACCCGGCCGGCGCCCAACACCTCGCGGCCGAGGCCTTCTCGCCCAACACCGTCGCTGGCGCGTGCCTGCGCTGCCACGGCCTGGGCGTCGTCCACGACGTCACCGAGGAGCTGCTCGTCCCGGACCCGTCACTGAGCATTCGTGAAGGGGCGATCGCCGCCTGGCCGGGCGCGTGGCAGGGCGCCAACCTGCGCAGCATCGTGATGGGGCTCGGCATCGACGTCGACAAGCCGTGGCACAGTCTCAGGAAGCGGGACCGCGACTGGCTGCTGTTCACCGACGAGCAGCCCTCGGTGCTCATCGAGCCGGAACCAGGTCGCGTCGACCACGGCTACTACGGGAAGTTCTGGAGCGCGCGCAAGCACGTCATGCACGTGCTGGCCGACTCCACGAGCGAGCGGATGCGCGAGCGAGCCGGGCGGTTCGTGGAGGAAGCGCCCTGCCCGGACTGCCAGGGCAGTGGACTGCGGCCCGAGGCCCTCGCGGTGACCTTCCGCGGGTGTTCGATCGCCGAGGTCAACGACCTACCCTTCACAGCGCTGGTGGCTCTGCTGCGTCCGGTCGCTGAGCGGCCCGCGGGTGCCGACGAGGTCGCGGCGCGGATCTGCACTGACCTGGTCGCCCGCGTCGAGGTGCTACTCGATCTGGGCCTGGGTTACCTCAGCCTGGGACGGAACTCGACGACGCTGTCGCCCGGAGAGGCGCAGCGCCTGCGGATCGCCACCCAGCTGCGTTCGGGTCTGTTCGGAGTCGTCTACGTCCTCGATGAGCCTTCCGCCGGCCTGCACCCGGCCGACGCGGAGCCGCTGCTGGATGTCCTGGACCGCCTCAAGGCGTCCGGCAACACACTGTTCGTCGTGGAGCACGACCTCGACGTCGTACGACGAGCAGACTGGGTCGTCGACATCGGCCCCGGTGCGGGCGAGGCCGGAGGCCGAGTGCTCTACAGCGGCCCTGTCGCGGGCCTCGAGGATGTCACGGAGTCGGCCACCAGCGCCTACCTGTTCGGTCGCGCCGAGCGGCTCGTGCACGACGCGCGCCCCCCGCAGGGCTGGCTGCGGCTGGACGGAGCAAACAAGAACAACCTGCGCGACCTGTCCGTCGACATCCCGCTCTGCGTCCTGACCGCCGTCACCGGGGTGTCCGGCTCCGGCAAGTCGACCCTGGTCACCCAGGTCCTGGCCGAGGACCCGACTGCCCTTGAGTCGTTCGACCGACTGGTACTAGTCGACCAGCGCCCGATCGGCCGGACGCCGCGGTCCAACCTCGCGACGTACACGGGGATGTTCGACGCCGTGCGGAAGCTGTACGCCGCCACGGACGCGGCCCGGGCCCGCGGCTACGGCGCCGGCCGCTTCTCCTTCAACGTCCCCGCGGGCCGGTGCGAGACCTGTCAGGGCGAGGGTTTCGTCTCCGTCGAACTGCTCTTCCTGCCTGGCACCTACGCACCATGCCCGACGTGCCACGGCGATCGCTACAACTCCGAGACGCTCGAGATCACCTACCGCGACAAGAACATCGCGGAGGTCCTCGCACTGACCGTCGACGATGCCGCGACGTTCCTCGCCGACGTGCCGGCCGCCGTACGCAGCCTTCGGTCGCTGCGCGAGGTGGGCTTGGGCTATCTGCGACTGGGACAGCCTGCGACCGAGCTGAGCGGCGGTGAGGCACAACGCATCAAGCTCGCTACCGAGCTCCAGCGCGCGCACCGAGGCCATACGCTCTACCTGCTCGACGAACCCACCTCAGGACTGCACCCCGCCGACACCGCGCTCCTGCTGCGTCAGCTGCACCGGCTAGTCGACGCCGGCAACACGGTGGTTCTCGTCGAGCACAACCTCGACGCGATCGCCACAGCCGACTGGGTCATCGACCTCGGCCCGGGCGGAGGAGACGCCGGCGGTCGGGTCGTCGCGACCGGCACGCCGGCCGACATCGCGAGGGCCGAGGGCAGCGCGACCGCGCCCTACCTCTCGCGGCGGCTCGAGCGGACATGA
- a CDS encoding putative quinol monooxygenase, protein MSAPASLPYAFVAKIVAADGQHDALADLLAGAVALANEEVGTIVWFAVRTHADTFWIFDAFPDEAARDAHANGAIVAALMANQHLLSAAPEILPADVLASKLP, encoded by the coding sequence ATGTCTGCACCCGCATCACTTCCGTATGCCTTCGTCGCCAAGATCGTCGCGGCCGATGGACAGCACGACGCGCTCGCCGATCTGCTCGCCGGCGCTGTCGCGCTCGCCAACGAAGAAGTAGGAACGATTGTCTGGTTCGCGGTCAGGACCCACGCCGACACCTTCTGGATCTTCGATGCATTCCCCGACGAGGCCGCTCGCGACGCCCACGCCAACGGCGCCATCGTCGCAGCCCTGATGGCCAACCAGCACCTCCTCAGCGCAGCACCCGAGATCCTGCCGGCCGACGTCCTCGCGTCCAAGCTCCCGTAG
- a CDS encoding GlxA family transcriptional regulator, producing MRIGLIAIDGCFGSAVASLIDIVRVADGARGDVDPRIEPIELAILGPKRRVTTTASMTLSVDHPLSESAEFDVVVVPALGTLTAAATHDALQSRDVRSVIASLGRLDEATTRIAAACTGVFAVAETGRMHHRRATTSWFLGPEFLKRYPTVALDLDTMVVVDGNLVTAGAAFAHIDLALSLVRSISPDLAQHVAKLLIIDERPSQAAFVAYEHLRHEDPIVVEFERFVRARLDEPFNVAFVAQSLGTSRRTLERRVRAALNLTPLGFVQRLRIERARHLSATTDLTSAEIALRVGYANAETLRSLLRRERRRS from the coding sequence ATGCGTATCGGACTGATCGCGATCGACGGCTGCTTCGGTTCGGCTGTCGCGTCGCTCATCGACATCGTGCGGGTGGCCGACGGAGCCCGCGGCGATGTCGACCCGCGGATCGAGCCGATCGAACTCGCCATCCTCGGACCGAAACGGAGAGTGACCACGACGGCATCGATGACCCTGTCGGTGGACCACCCGCTGTCGGAGTCCGCAGAGTTCGACGTGGTCGTCGTCCCTGCGCTTGGAACCCTCACGGCCGCCGCTACCCACGACGCCCTCCAGAGCCGAGATGTTCGTTCGGTCATCGCCTCGCTCGGGCGCCTCGACGAGGCGACCACCCGGATCGCCGCGGCGTGCACCGGCGTGTTCGCTGTCGCCGAGACCGGACGGATGCATCATCGGCGGGCGACGACCAGCTGGTTCCTGGGGCCGGAGTTCCTGAAGCGCTATCCGACCGTCGCCCTCGATCTCGACACCATGGTCGTGGTCGACGGGAACCTCGTCACCGCCGGCGCCGCGTTCGCCCACATTGACCTCGCGCTCTCACTCGTGCGATCGATCAGCCCCGACCTGGCCCAACATGTCGCCAAGCTCCTCATCATTGACGAGCGTCCGTCGCAGGCGGCCTTCGTCGCCTACGAACATCTCCGGCACGAGGACCCGATCGTCGTCGAGTTCGAACGCTTCGTGCGCGCCCGCCTGGACGAACCGTTCAACGTCGCCTTCGTCGCGCAGTCGCTCGGCACCAGCCGGCGCACCCTCGAACGACGAGTCCGTGCGGCGCTCAACCTCACTCCGCTCGGCTTCGTCCAACGGCTTCGCATCGAACGAGCTCGGCACCTCTCAGCAACCACGGACCTCACCTCCGCCGAGATCGCGCTACGGGTCGGCTACGCGAACGCCGAGACTCTGCGCTCCCTCCTGCGCAGGGAGCGACGCCGTTCCTGA